In Lactuca sativa cultivar Salinas chromosome 5, Lsat_Salinas_v11, whole genome shotgun sequence, the DNA window AATTACTCACCGCTCACTATTATAACTATTAAAGTATTACCTCTTAGTTAAGGTCTATTTATTCACCGCAAAACCCCCAAAGCAAGACCCTGTTCGCTACTAATGTAACCAGCATGATCCAATGCACTAAGTGAGGTGTGACTCTCACCCATAATCATTGCTCCCGGTGCGTTGCGTTCGCTACTCCGACTATGCACATACGTATACCAAGGTGTACCAAGACCATGTCCCGAGTGGTAATCTAGAAAAACCAATCGGTGTCAAAGTTGGCTTAAGCTCTTTTTCCTATAGGTATCTTTCAACCTACTAGGCCATCATAATATTCGGATTGGGTACCTATGTCCAGGTTTCTATCCCTAGCCCCGTTAGTGTGTTCccctttttaatttaataatgattaattaaataatgagTTACATTTTTACCCTTTCAAGTAAGCATGTAGTTATTATGAATATTCTTTTATTAACATATTACCTCTTTAAGGGTTATTTTCATGCAAACGTGTAATTTCATGaagttattacattttacatcacACACTACTTCCATATACAACACACCGATGAAGTTGATACAACACTAGCATGCTTGTCCTAAAACATGTTAAACAAATTTTTTCAAACATGAATTAACATGCTCACATCACATAATGTTCATACACTTTAGTCAATCTAACATGACCCTAACTCACATCTCACACCAAACAAAAAAGACTCTAGCATGCAACACCCTAAATATCATTACACATAAAACATTTCAACAATAATGACATAACATTCAATCATCAAGAGGGGTACATGCATCCTAGACAACTAGGTTCATCTCAATCCATCTAAGATATAGGATACTCCTAACAATATACAGGGACGGACATAGAAATACATGGTAGGTGTTGCCGGGATGAGTAGGTGTTGCCGATACATAAAAAATAGGTAGAAAAAActgaaaaatcgaaaaaaaattcACTGCGGCCAGAAAAGTAAGGGGTTGCCGGTGCCACACCGGGAACCCCTTAGAACCGTCCTTGACAATATACTTTTAAAACCACAAAGTTTACTCACCTTCAATTCGCGTAGGTTTGCACAATGCAAGATCCCTAGCCCTTGAAACAACAGTAACTCCACAAAAAATGATATGTCCAGATTTGTCTGATCTGTGAGATACTCACCGGGTATCAGTCTTCCTATAAGACCAAGTATACGAAAAATAAATAGGCGGTATAATATTATTTGACTTCGTggattatttaattgtttatcGTACAATTAATAAAACATGTTTCGATATTGGAATTTATTATGACCGTATAAACCCTAAATATGATTCATTATCTTCACTTAATCGTTGTGTTCATATGTTGCCTGATTAACTCCTATTTAATCGTCAAATCCAAATTAACAAATTAACCCATCTCTTAACAAAATAAACTATACAACATTAATTTGACTCATTTAATATTTACTAATGTTGGTTATTCTCTCTTGCAAATTAACCCATAAACAGAAAATTCTATATCTATTTATTCAATTAATAATACATGTAATGTTACTTATGCATACATCTATTAtgattttttgttgttttgtttatgtaTTGTAAATCAAGCAGTTTATGATATTTATGTTGCAATTCGTATTGTATTTTAAAAGGCTGTTTATTTTCTAAGGCTGTTCAATAACAGCATCAAAAAATAACTCTATTTTCTAAGACTGTTTAATAACTGCATCAAAAAATAATTGTGTTTCTAAGGCTCTTTAATAACAGCATCAAAAAATAGCTCAATAACTCTATTTTATGAAGCTATATTTATAAGGCGGTTCTAGACAGCATCAAAAAATAAGTATAATTTATAAGGCGGTTCTGGACAACATCAAAAAATAAGTATCATTTATGAAGCAATTTTTATGAGGCGGTTTTGGACATTTTCTAAGGCTGTTTAAGAACCGTCTCAAAAAACAGCAACTAttttataatgatatattttttgaAGCGGTTGAATAACCgcatcaaaaaataaaataaaccgcTTTATTAAACATCTTCTGTACTAGTGGTAATTCCTCTCAAAAGACAGAACCATGGCTTTTATAGTTCTATTGCTACAAATACGTTTTTGCATCAACTCACCTTTAATATAATTGAATAAATAATGAACTAAATATTTGAGAATGTAGCTCTTAATTAGGATAGTAGGACACGTCACATAGGACTCCGGAGTTTCACACATCAAAAATTCGAAATTGTCCTATCTCCAACATAGACTTAATTTTAGCCTTTTCACATATATAAATTTTTACTCATTGAGTTAATTAATCGAGACCACACATCATTTGCTTAACATCACGACCAAGACAATATTCAACGGTTAATGAAATAGTCTTAGGCCTTGTTTGATACCCATCTGACCGAAACCGAGTCAGATGCTTCAGCTTTCTCGGTCAGATGTTTCATGTTTAATAGGGGTTGTCTCGGTTAGCTTGTCTGGCCCAAATAGATGTCTCGCTCAGCTCTAAAGATGTTGCTGACTCGCCAAAAGACCACCCTACCCTCTCATAATTTTCTGGTGACCTAAAAGATATCGCGTCCAAAATCACGCCTCCTCCATCGTCTCCATCGAACAGCTCCTGTCGCTGCCATCTAACTCCTTATCGCTGCCATCTCCCTTCGGATTTCCTCCTTCCTTCGGCCGGATCTTCTTCTTCTATAACAGGTAAGCTCCCTCCCAATCGATACCCTCTAATTTGTACTTTTTTCGTGTTCGCTCAAGCAATTTTGGCATGCTAGTCTGATTAATGTTGGTAAAAGTCTTCAATTAAACTATATTCTTTTATTTACTCATAGATTTCAGCAgccatatgtcacaccccgaaaatcgaaggtggaaacatttccggggttgactccacgttgagtatcaaatccaatgtacatagtaagtaaagtagaacaaccattacattacatatagaagaGTTTTACAAtagtttcaaaagtaaagttatacagttgtgatacatagtatatatatatatatatatatatatatatatatatatatatatatatatatatatatatatatatatatgaacaaaatgaaacgggtcttctgagcactccgactTCGGGAaaaaggatcttcggtacctgttctaatgttaacctgagaacacaagtggtttgaaaatcaacataacgctggtgagttcataagtggtttttgttttgagaaaatgttcatgtttcctttctgtttctgaaaatgtaacacacgccaagaaaatctcacattttattaaaaaggttggttgttgtttcacattatataaagtaaagttgtacactgaaaacatgtttaccattttgaaaatgtacatttaggttaTCTATCTTGTTATACTGTTCATATTATGTACCAAtggattcccaggaaagtcccataccttcctgattgTATGTTACCATTTGTCaaagatgtaaggttatccagtttgttacacttgtctagttatgtaaatgtttccccaggaaaaccctgtgctttcctgaatgttggttacctttttgtaaaagatgtaaaagatgtattctggttagacctagttatgtacaaggtttcccaggaaagtcccatactttcctgaatgttggttattaatgtaaaagatgtattccgaaacctggttatcttgtgaaatgtataaagttattcattattactataagtaaatctctgttatcctaattgcgagttccataaccatactatagactgaacttgtggcaataagtagtccacatccttatgactttcgtcacccttgaaccatttcggttcgactgtagctaacagccaggtgtggggtagtcagccccgtatagatctatatactcaagtcacgctctctaaatcccagagattctagtcacgggtgtagtcctccactcgcgtatctctgtggagtgttcgccgaggacgtgtctccaatcatacaggaataacaaatttactagtaataatatgatagtcctccacttgtgtatctctgtggagtgttaccgaggaaaaATAGTGTACAAGTTgtattgttcatgtgttctaatgtcatgcttttaactgataaaatgtggaaaaccatttgtgaaatatataaaacataacagtttataaaacccatttcacaaataaatgtttacgtgatctaCATGTTCgaatggttatcagttgtatcaatcagtattaaaatcatataaaaatgtataacacacacacgaaaacaagtttttgagtacaagaaacccttgtacttttcttgtgttccccccctgaaaacaatgaaaacagtgaaaaagggtaggggtatgaactcacgagactcggaaatgcgacggtttcggacactaaacgttggtttggggcttgattactcgcgatgtccctatgtaaaatgtaataattttcatatatatccaattagatttacaatcactaattatatggaacattacactccaacgaggttaaacacctcaaaatgagcgtttggagtgacccgggtgacatctttggACGtgtaatgacactagggacttgggatttcagtttactccccaagaataaacatattagggagtttatggccatatatcacacacacacacacacatgagttcacttccgtgaactcaagtttgggtagttttgggtgctaaaatggcttaaatggacaagggaatgttggaatgaatttctaaaatgccttggattagTTTGATTGAATTTATACACaatttatgggagttcacggctgtaaacatggagtttacggccgtaaactcccccaagctTAAACCAAAATTCATCTGAGGtgcttaggacaatcacatgtgattctagtaatttttccaagccttggggtggtttaagggcatcatttgacacacttttatgagtttacggcctaagagtatgtgatatggccataaactcctaaatgtagtgttttgttatgtttaaggcccccaaactacttttagatggttctatgatttattccaaggctattggttgagtttcaagccaaactaacatgtaaaaatgtgtttactccccatgtttgaggagtttacggcccaagcacatgccttggccgtaaactctcttttgttccataaaattcatgttttatgtgtttcaagtcccgatttgtaagtctcaaagtcgtatctaagtcccaacaatgatttggaagggttaattggcttaaaaaccccatttttaagtgtttacggcccaagcttgatccttggccgtaaacacatgttccaggttctaaaactcaaattaaacatcaatttgaaggctaaagaggttagataacaagttacgaatgttacctctttgatttggagccttaaatctttgtttttggacctttgattatggatgaggagagaggttggagagtgattaaggaaagatggccaaaagcttcaaatgaaagctttgagtcctttatatagtgttcgggaattggacacgacggaattctaccctaTACCGGCGTTATGcggggcttttggttgcacccgaccaagttgacgtaacccgatatggtcgattctagaattattccgataactattatggggtgttagaatgatttcaaatggcattaagacacacattaagtcattttagattaaTACAagttaattacttaattaaatggcgaaatcggaaatggatttggaaacgacgtttggttgatcgagttggattacaatttgagttacataaagtgatatgaaatttcgggttgttacaccatAAGAATGAGAAAGTATGTTTTTTTGTAGCATCAGTTTGTATAAGACAAATTAAAGTTGAAAAACTGGAATAACTTTCCCAAAATTAGACTTCAGAGGCTTAAATGTGTTGACAATTTGTATAAGACAAATCAAAGATGAAGAATTGGAATAAATGGCCACAAATTCGACATTACACTTGGCTATTTGTATTTATTATATATGTTTTCCTTTCCTGTGATAGCATTTGTTTCTCAAGTGATGTGATATAAACCAAATTAGACCTTCACAGACTTGCAAGTCTTAGGAATTTGTGTTtgttataaatatattttgatattcATTGGTCCTCAAAATTATGTGATATAATTCCAAATGATAAACTGGAATCAAATACACCAACAATCCATGAAATTCGATATGGTATTATTTGGGTCTAGGAATGTGATGACTAAAAAATGAACTTTTCTTAAATTAATAACAACATTGTGACTTGTTTGAAGAATCCGAGTGGGTACATTTTAATTTAGTCCATAGTCATTTACATTTTTgttaaaagtaattttttttatttacagtGCTACACTAGTAACGAGTCTAACACATCGCTCTAATTTTATGAAATCTGAAACTTGGTTGTGTATAAGCTATGAAatcaaaaatcagattttttttgttttaggatgTTGGTTTGGAACGAAAGTGAGGACAAAACTTTTCTTGATGCATGTATCCATGAACTAACCACTAATGGTCGTGAGGGTTCTGGGCTTAAGGCTAGTTCATGGAAGATAGTACGCTAAAAATTGATGAACAAACACGGTAaagaggttgatcagaagcaaatgAGAAACCACTTTGACTACTACAAATCAAAGTATGTTGCTTGGGTGAAACTGAAAAACAAAACCGGCAATATATATGAccctataaaaaataaatttaacctGACTGATGAACAATGGAAGAAAGAGGGGAAGgtaatatttttataacaaatactattataattatttttataaaaaatactaatatttataaaaattgtaaCAGTTGAACAAGTTCGTGTTGTCATTGAAAACTAAACCCCTGCTGTTTCCTGAACTTTGCTCCCAACTATTTGAAGGGTCGACCTCAACCGGCTTTCAAAGTTGGGGGCCATCTTCTACACTCCTTCGTCCTGTAGAAGAGTTTAGTGCTCatgattttgatgatgatgtTCCAATGGAAACCTCAACACAACACATAGGTGCAAGTGAAGAATCTTTAGGGCGTTCAAAAAATACGGAAGTTGGTGGAAACAAAAAAGTTGGTGGGAAAAAAAAGAGATGCAAGGGCATTAGAAGTTAAAGAGGAGATTGTCAAGCTTGCAAGGTCGTTAGtggaaaaaaatgaaagaattgaGAAAAGTGAAATGGATAAAGATGTTGATGCGTGTATGGAGAAATTGAACAAAATGAAATggggagaagaagatgaaagacACAAGACCGTTCTTATGCTATTTGGTGAAAGTGCTGATGTTAGAAAAGTTTGGTTACGACTTTCACATACTAGTTGTCAGTCGTGGGTGATGGGTGCGGGTAGGAAGTATGGTTACCTTTGATGGGTGCGGGTAGAAAGTTTGCATGACTTTTGGATCCTATGTTTGATACTTttttggatgttactttggatgATGTTATTTGCATGACTTTTGGATGTTATTGAATATTGAGTATGACGTTTGTTATTGAATATGACCTTTACTAATTTTTTTGGTGCATGATTTTTTTTACTTTAACATGTTACCTAATTCTTTGCAACAGGTCAAGTATGGTTTCCGATGGTGAAGTTGTAGCTTTTCTTTTACTTGTGTTTTATTGGTTGAGGTCAAACCGACGCAGACTAATCAGAATTCATAGAATTAGAGATAACGGTACAAGCGGGTATGCGTATACGCAAGATTTGATGTACGGAGACCCTACACAATGTTACCATATGATGCGTCTTACACAAGAGGCATTTGCATTATTATGTAACCATTTTACCCAAAAAAATTGGTTGCAAGCTAGTAAAACAATAAGCATTGAAGAGAAGATGGCTATATTCTTACATGTTATAGGACATAACGAACGTTTTCGCGCGGTTAAGGGAAGATTTCATCACTCCACACAAACGATTCATCAATCTTTTCACGAGGTCCTAACTACAATGATGTGTTTTGCAAAATAAATTATAGTACCAACAACTCCTAATCCAACAAGACATAACTCAGAACGACATAGAcggttaaaaaatattttttccggAGCAATAGGTGCATTAGATGAAACTCTTGTACATGCGGTTGTACCCGTTGATCAACAAACTTGTTATAGGGGACGAGGAAAAGGAGAATGTTTTCAAAATGTTAtaggaatttgtgattttgatatgatattcacctttgtTTGGGCTGGATGGGAGGGTATAGCACATGATTCaagagttttgaaagaagttgcgtTCAATTCGACTTCTGGATTTCCGTTTCCTCCACCGGGTTTGTAAtctttatataaattttattatctaTCTTCTTTATATAATATGTGTCACATTCATTTGCAGAAaaatattacctttgtgatgccGCATATACAAACACTCGTGGGTTTATGGCTCCATACCACAatactaggtattggttagcTGATTTTCGAAGAGGCAGACCTTTAACTAGAGAAAAAAGGTTCAATCATGTtcatgcacaacttagaaatGTTATTGAGTGTTCTTATGGTGTATTGAAGGCGAGATTCCCAATCTTAAAACAAATGGCTGCTTATCCTTTTACAGTGCAAAGAGACATAGTCATTGCTTGTGTCgcggtccataattttataaggaaatacaatATAGAAGATGACTTGTTTAGAAATTTTGAGGAGGACATCATGGTTACTCCTGACGTCCAAGGTGGGGGaattaatagagaaaacatacaagGCATAGAATGGGGTCCCGAATCCGTTGAGTCTATGCGTGTTTTGCGTGATCAGATTGCAAATCGACTACTTTCACTTACTTTACAttaaattattatgttattttaaatttcattatgtttttattttgatattaaatgatttatgtttaatttacattttatatgacattttttatttgtgtgtaatttacattttttatgacaatatgaatgtttttataattattcagcaACTTAATTAATCCATCACTATATATAACagcagggtaaaatggtcatttttcatcactcagcacattcagtcagatggacaatcaaacaacatgatttcttacTCAGTCAGGATTTATTTCCCAGACAGACCTTTCCCAGTCAGCACTTTttcagtcagcaactatcaaacgggaccttagTGCGAATCTGACATTAAATTAGTAGCGATTATCTTCACCTCCTTCCCCATTTCAAGCAACAGAATCATCACGTCTCCATCTTGTTTACTCACTTAGCCATATAGGCAACAAAAGAAACCCATCCCGAGTCCCACTTCCTCTCTTTTTTCTGAGGTAGCATGACGGAAATAGCGGAAACAACCATGAAATATTGGGGTCCCTCAAAACTTGCCATAATGACACTTTAATCTCAAAACTCAAAGCACCACATTTCTGTTACTTTCAAG includes these proteins:
- the LOC111909404 gene encoding uncharacterized protein LOC111909404, yielding MNKHGKEVDQKQMRNHFDYYKSKYVAWVKLKNKTGNIYDPIKNKFNLTDEQWKKEGKLNKFVLSLKTKPLLFPELCSQLFEGSTSTGFQSWGPSSTLLRPVEEFSAHDFDDDVPMETSTQHIGASEESLGRSKNTEVGGNKKVGGKKKRCKGIRS